A window of the Schistocerca nitens isolate TAMUIC-IGC-003100 chromosome 5, iqSchNite1.1, whole genome shotgun sequence genome harbors these coding sequences:
- the LOC126259686 gene encoding uncharacterized protein LOC126259686, with protein sequence MASLVFLMLAAFLSNTAAAPAQNTPATTNATLGTDVSPSAEPQTSGPDQHAVNGEEDDAYYYTYDGDDTDAAAPTGVEDEYAAGGDDMDAAASMAFRPLFRYRAQQRNRRRMRAERRYRSRRNHW encoded by the coding sequence ATGCTCGCTGCATTCCTCAGCAACACTGCTGCCGCTCCGGCCCAGAATACACCAGCCACAACGAACGCAACACTTGGAACAGATGTCTCACCGAGTGCAGAACCACAGACCAGCGGACCTGACCAGCACGCTGTAAACGGAGAGGAAGACGACGCCTATTATTACACCTACGACGGCGATGACACGGACGCAGCGGCACCTACCGGCGTGGAAGACGAGTACGCGGCCGGCGGCGACGACATGGATGCCGCGGCGTCCATGGCCTTCCGGCCGCTGTTCCGCTACCGGGCGCAGCAGCGGAACCGCCGGCGGATGCGCGCCGAGCGCCGCTACCGCAGCAGAAGAAACCACTGGTGA